The proteins below are encoded in one region of Caballeronia sp. SL2Y3:
- a CDS encoding helix-turn-helix domain-containing protein codes for MDTTLTEAKARAPGVTPATVGMLLREWRQRRRMSQLELACIADVSTRHLSFIESGRSVPSRDMLIRLAEQLGVPLRERNALFLAAGYAPLYKERPLADAELEPARRAIELVLKGHEPYPALAVDRHWTMIAANAALQPLVAAADASLLAPPVNVLRLSLHPRGLASAIENWHEWRAHLLARLRRQIDVSGDTTLAALLDELEAYPAPPHAGRAERGATDLVVVPLRLRTDLGVLSLISTTTVFGTPVDITLAELAIEAFFPADDATARILHRAHGERR; via the coding sequence ATGGACACGACACTGACCGAAGCCAAGGCCCGCGCGCCGGGCGTCACGCCTGCCACGGTGGGCATGTTGCTGCGCGAATGGCGTCAACGCAGGCGCATGAGTCAGCTTGAGCTTGCTTGTATAGCGGACGTTTCGACGCGCCACTTGAGCTTTATCGAATCCGGCCGCTCAGTGCCGAGCCGCGACATGCTGATCCGGCTCGCCGAGCAACTAGGCGTGCCTTTGCGCGAGCGCAATGCGCTCTTTCTCGCGGCGGGCTATGCGCCGCTGTACAAGGAGCGGCCACTTGCGGACGCGGAGCTCGAACCCGCGCGGCGTGCCATCGAGCTCGTGCTGAAGGGCCACGAGCCGTATCCCGCGCTCGCGGTGGATCGTCACTGGACGATGATCGCCGCCAATGCCGCGTTGCAACCGCTTGTCGCAGCGGCGGATGCGTCGTTGCTTGCGCCGCCGGTCAACGTGCTGCGCCTGTCGCTGCATCCGCGCGGGCTCGCGAGCGCCATCGAGAACTGGCACGAGTGGCGCGCGCATCTGCTTGCGCGGCTGCGTCGGCAGATCGACGTGTCAGGCGACACGACGCTCGCCGCGCTGCTCGACGAACTCGAAGCGTATCCCGCGCCGCCGCACGCGGGACGCGCCGAACGCGGCGCAACCGATCTTGTTGTCGTGCCGCTGCGCTTGCGCACGGACCTCGGCGTGCTGTCGCTCATCAGCACGACCACGGTATTCGGCACGCCGGTCGATATCACGCTCGCCGAGCTTGCAATCGAAGCCTTTTTCCCCGCAGACGACGCCACCGCGCGCATACTCCATCGGGCGCACGGCGAGCGTCGCTGA
- a CDS encoding MFS transporter: protein MSGMNSNLSSRQLCVVAATSVGFVVSQLDVSIVNVALASIAHDLGASVASLQWTVDAYALAFAALMLLAGSLGDRLGARRLFVGGLAVFAFASLVCAFSRDAAQLIAARAIQGVGAAAMLPNSLALLNAACGHDRRVRARAVGLWTAAGAVSIAAGPIVGGALIATFGWRSIFWVNLPICAAGVAATLAWVDESPSHGRGDGIDVSGQALAIVALTALVGAVIEARPLGLSHPLVTGAFVIAATATAAFIAVERKSRAPMLPLALFSERTFSAAVLFGIAVNFTYYGSVFVLSLYLQRVLGLTPLQTGLAFLPLTGGFLLSNLASGPVVARFGSRGPMIAGALLDAAGFAALAFVDAHTPTVALLLPFLLIPSGMGVAVPAMTTALLGTVGQRRAGTASAVLNTARQAAGAMGVAAFGALAGHAGGAAASAQIVDAVRWSAAASVAMLAFAAVIARGVRGGTAADGDQAADRHRRAAK, encoded by the coding sequence ATGAGCGGCATGAACTCGAACCTGTCTTCCCGCCAGTTGTGCGTCGTCGCCGCAACGAGCGTCGGCTTCGTCGTCTCGCAGCTCGATGTTTCGATCGTGAATGTCGCGCTCGCGAGCATTGCACATGATCTCGGCGCGAGCGTCGCGAGCCTGCAATGGACCGTGGACGCCTACGCGCTCGCATTCGCCGCGCTGATGCTTTTGGCCGGCTCGCTCGGCGACCGGCTCGGCGCGCGGCGGCTGTTTGTCGGCGGCCTCGCGGTCTTCGCGTTCGCTTCGCTCGTCTGCGCCTTTTCGCGCGATGCCGCGCAGCTGATCGCGGCGCGCGCAATCCAGGGCGTCGGCGCGGCAGCGATGCTGCCGAATTCGCTCGCGCTGCTGAACGCCGCGTGCGGCCACGATCGGCGCGTGCGGGCGCGCGCGGTCGGACTATGGACGGCGGCGGGCGCGGTGTCCATCGCGGCAGGCCCGATTGTCGGCGGTGCGCTGATCGCGACGTTCGGCTGGCGCAGCATCTTCTGGGTCAATCTGCCGATCTGCGCGGCGGGCGTCGCGGCGACGCTCGCATGGGTGGACGAGTCGCCGTCGCACGGGCGCGGCGACGGCATCGACGTGAGCGGCCAGGCGCTCGCCATCGTGGCGCTCACGGCGCTGGTCGGCGCGGTGATCGAGGCGCGGCCGCTCGGGCTGTCGCATCCGCTCGTGACCGGCGCATTCGTGATCGCGGCGACGGCGACGGCCGCGTTCATCGCAGTCGAGAGAAAAAGCCGCGCGCCGATGCTCCCGCTCGCGCTCTTTAGCGAACGCACGTTTAGCGCTGCGGTGCTGTTCGGCATCGCCGTGAACTTCACCTACTATGGAAGCGTGTTCGTGCTGAGTCTGTATCTGCAACGCGTGCTCGGCCTGACGCCGTTGCAGACCGGCCTCGCGTTCTTGCCGCTCACGGGCGGCTTCCTGCTGTCGAATCTCGCGAGCGGTCCGGTGGTGGCGCGCTTCGGCTCGCGCGGCCCGATGATCGCCGGCGCCTTGCTCGACGCGGCGGGTTTCGCGGCGCTCGCTTTCGTCGATGCCCACACGCCGACGGTCGCTCTGCTGCTTCCGTTTCTGCTGATCCCGTCCGGCATGGGCGTGGCCGTTCCCGCGATGACGACCGCGCTGCTCGGCACCGTCGGCCAGCGGCGCGCGGGAACGGCGTCGGCTGTTCTGAACACCGCGCGGCAGGCTGCCGGCGCAATGGGCGTGGCCGCGTTCGGCGCGTTGGCGGGCCACGCGGGAGGCGCGGCGGCATCGGCGCAAATCGTCGATGCGGTGCGCTGGTCGGCGGCTGCTTCGGTGGCGATGCTGGCGTTCGCGGCGGTCATCGCGCGCGGCGTGCGCGGCGGGACGGCGGCGGACGGCGATCAAGCCGCGGACCGGCACCGACGCGCGGCGAAATAG
- a CDS encoding MFS transporter, whose translation MQATPFDGASHAAGRALTRGDYKTLALAALGGALEFYDFIIFVFFAPVIGQLFFPASIPDWLRQLQTFGIFAAGYLARPLGGIVMAHFGDLLGRKRMFTLSVLLMSVPTLLMGLLPTYASLGLMAPVLLLVFRVMQGAAVGGEVPGAWVFVSEHVPRRHIGYACGTLTAGLTAGILLGSLIATAINKTFAPADVASFAWRLPFLLGGLFGLCSVYLRRWLHETPVFAELQKRKSLAAELPLKAVLRDHGRAVIVSMLLTWMLSAAIVVVILMTPTLLQKQFHIAPATVLIANCAATLCLTVGCVLAGAIAGRIGAGKTLFVGAFLLAGSYYALFQQVAVDASTLLPWYALTGFTVGVIGAIPFVMVKSFPPAVRFSGISFSYNVAYAIFGGLTPIVVSLMMKSSPAAPALYVGALCVVGAVTALFIKEAR comes from the coding sequence CTTTCGACGGCGCGTCGCACGCCGCCGGCCGCGCGCTCACGCGCGGCGATTACAAGACGCTCGCGCTCGCCGCGCTCGGCGGCGCGCTCGAGTTCTACGACTTCATCATCTTCGTGTTCTTCGCGCCGGTCATCGGCCAACTGTTCTTCCCGGCGTCCATTCCTGACTGGCTGCGGCAATTGCAGACTTTCGGCATCTTCGCCGCCGGGTATCTGGCGCGGCCGCTCGGCGGTATCGTGATGGCGCATTTCGGCGATCTGCTCGGACGCAAGCGCATGTTCACGCTTTCCGTCCTGCTGATGTCGGTGCCGACGCTTTTGATGGGCCTCTTGCCCACGTACGCGTCCCTCGGTCTCATGGCGCCGGTTCTGCTGCTGGTGTTCCGCGTGATGCAGGGCGCGGCGGTCGGCGGCGAAGTGCCGGGCGCGTGGGTGTTCGTCTCGGAACACGTGCCGCGCCGTCATATCGGCTATGCGTGCGGCACGCTCACGGCGGGCCTGACCGCGGGCATTTTGCTCGGCTCGCTGATCGCGACCGCCATCAACAAGACGTTTGCTCCTGCCGATGTCGCGAGCTTCGCGTGGCGTCTGCCGTTCCTGCTCGGCGGTTTGTTCGGGCTTTGCTCGGTCTATCTGCGCCGCTGGCTGCATGAAACGCCAGTGTTCGCCGAACTGCAGAAGCGCAAGTCGCTGGCGGCGGAACTTCCGCTGAAGGCGGTCCTGCGCGACCACGGCCGCGCCGTCATCGTGTCGATGCTGCTCACGTGGATGCTCTCGGCCGCCATCGTCGTCGTGATTCTGATGACGCCCACGCTGCTCCAGAAGCAGTTCCACATTGCGCCGGCCACGGTGCTGATCGCGAACTGCGCCGCGACGCTCTGCCTCACGGTCGGCTGCGTGCTCGCGGGCGCGATTGCCGGCCGAATCGGCGCGGGCAAGACGCTTTTCGTCGGCGCGTTCCTGCTGGCGGGCTCGTACTACGCGCTGTTCCAGCAAGTCGCAGTCGATGCCTCGACGCTGCTGCCGTGGTACGCGCTCACGGGCTTTACGGTCGGCGTGATCGGCGCGATTCCGTTCGTGATGGTCAAGTCGTTCCCGCCCGCCGTGCGCTTTTCGGGCATCTCGTTCTCGTACAACGTCGCGTATGCAATCTTCGGCGGACTCACGCCGATCGTCGTTTCGCTGATGATGAAATCGAGCCCGGCCGCGCCCGCGCTGTATGTCGGCGCGCTGTGCGTGGTCGGCGCGGTGACCGCGCTCTTCATCAAGGAAGCGCGCTGA